From the Leptospira sp. WS60.C2 genome, one window contains:
- a CDS encoding glutathione peroxidase, whose product MQRKVLFAIFLFVGFSLYAGGKKMTFHDLKSVTIQGKEISLKEYKGHPVLVVNVASKCGYTPQYEGLEKLHLAYKDKGLKVIGFPSNDFGGQEPGTEAQIAEFCKLNFGVSFDLMKKTKVLGNDKDPVYQFLTENAKEKGDVKWNFEKFLIDKDGKVVNRFPSATKPESAELKQAIESIL is encoded by the coding sequence GTGCAAAGAAAAGTTTTGTTTGCTATTTTTCTATTTGTTGGGTTTAGTCTGTATGCTGGAGGAAAAAAAATGACATTTCATGATTTAAAGTCCGTAACCATCCAAGGGAAGGAAATTTCTCTAAAAGAATATAAGGGTCATCCTGTTCTTGTTGTGAATGTTGCATCTAAGTGTGGTTATACGCCTCAATACGAAGGGTTGGAAAAACTCCATTTGGCATACAAAGACAAAGGTTTAAAAGTGATTGGTTTTCCTTCGAATGACTTTGGAGGTCAGGAACCAGGAACAGAAGCACAAATTGCCGAGTTTTGTAAGCTCAATTTCGGTGTAAGTTTTGATTTGATGAAGAAGACAAAAGTCCTTGGAAACGACAAAGACCCTGTGTATCAATTCTTAACAGAAAATGCAAAAGAGAAGGGCGATGTGAAATGGAATTTTGAGAAGTTTCTCATAGACAAAGACGGAAAAGTTGTAAATCGTTTTCCTTCTGCCACAAAACCAGAAAGTGCCGAGCTGAAACAAGCCATTGAAAGTATCCTATAA
- a CDS encoding ChaN family lipoprotein, translating to MQIIRTKTSDTVSIEDVLEEIDKFDVIVLGEEHDNEDLHRFYERLVRSLITKQTISLSLEMLEKDQQMVVDEYVNGTISESQFLTSLVHWKNFKTDYLPLVNLAKEKKCRVIAANPPRRYVNLISKKGLLAYRDFSSDALSYLPHAYTLEKYLTSDYKQRLAELFGGDEHASHSSINVNGMILGQATWDQGMADAISQERFKTGKKMIHLNGRFHSDRNGGVVTRLREMGHSVLVFSGFQKGRESGGDFIKIADFVILTNDR from the coding sequence GTGCAAATAATTCGAACCAAAACCTCGGATACAGTTTCGATCGAAGACGTCTTAGAAGAGATCGACAAGTTTGATGTCATCGTTCTTGGGGAAGAGCATGATAACGAAGACTTACATCGGTTTTACGAACGTTTGGTTCGTTCACTCATCACAAAACAAACCATAAGTTTGTCTCTAGAAATGTTAGAAAAAGACCAACAGATGGTAGTAGATGAATACGTAAATGGAACCATTTCTGAATCTCAGTTTTTAACTTCACTTGTTCACTGGAAAAATTTCAAAACCGATTATTTGCCTCTCGTTAACCTTGCCAAAGAGAAAAAATGCAGAGTTATCGCCGCAAATCCTCCCAGGAGGTATGTGAATCTCATATCGAAAAAGGGGCTTCTCGCCTACCGAGACTTTTCTTCTGATGCGTTATCCTATTTACCGCACGCCTATACCTTGGAAAAATATCTCACTTCAGACTACAAACAACGATTAGCTGAACTTTTTGGTGGGGACGAACACGCAAGTCATTCTTCGATCAATGTAAATGGGATGATCCTGGGGCAGGCCACCTGGGACCAAGGTATGGCGGATGCCATTTCCCAGGAGAGATTCAAAACAGGTAAAAAAATGATCCATTTGAATGGGCGTTTTCACTCTGATCGTAATGGCGGAGTGGTGACGAGGTTACGCGAAATGGGTCATTCCGTCCTTGTTTTCTCAGGATTTCAGAAAGGAAGAGAAAGTGGGGGAGATTTTATAAAAATCGCTGATTTTGTAATTTTAACAAACGACCGATAA
- a CDS encoding adenylate/guanylate cyclase domain-containing protein, translating into MKNFFRLFALLCFLIPVIFCSEANRNKPVAEKGKIDLSSWDFQRDGNINLDGEWEFYWKETLSGLQIESDLGKDPKFIYQTVPSNWKGANWFGETLGGFGYATYKLKVIFPENTPTLAFHNLDLSSAYRLYINGKLVVEQGSFGINPNYFEPSYKSILLDLEPVSGETEIVYEISNFHYSKGGFWESMEIGERRKLYDKVNRSYQITSFLAGSIFLWALYHLGLFLMRRQDKASLFIALFSLLIVMRLLTIGERNILDIIPSLPMDVLIRLEFATIYIATIVFAYFYRLVFPNTIGEKTMYVLYILITPFIISLFFPVSFFTAQINYFQIFLILVCVRVTIAIIMAYRADTVGAGLSLIGFSFVFGTVVHDILYQNNVINTMNITPFGFLGFILFQGYILSYGFTRAYLSIEKLKESLETSNKELNILKDGLEDIVVERTQELEISKANIERLNEFAKTLNSSLQLDSILGKAFDYLKEEVFCDSMILMLVDSENGKLQYHKSVVSTTSKLDLENIFRGMSFPLDASAGLFYHVYKRNRPFRFAKVWESRLNESNQKFIQHIGNHPGMIIPLSSQGKVIAMLALFSEQKGTSFSKAQLQLVENTAENIATAVTNSILVEEMNREKHIADNARLQMEDAKNEVVKLNEFTKKINSESSLSQIIDEMFEYILKTFEIEATLIQLVDAKKKELYTYKTTIPQYATEEQLNFANSFRVPLNERGGIIYKTYLRKKTLFVPKPPKRYESELDEQIFSRLSLTSFVAVPLVVQNEVIGIAYFTSYQKPMDVTREVLRRISGFCDQIAGAIQSSLLLQLTEEERKKSEKAKAEIQKMNEFAKTINSQNNLENILAEIFGFIRKNYKIENCVLYFLNKEFNEFRYLNHSGFDLLNDENVNFFKTLRFPLKEDSGFVFKCYQRKRHFYMKHVPRSMPYAIDKQITERSGMKGFLISPLVNNDEVVAMAMYGINDETVQFSKDEVDSIVGVSEHIASAINNHFLLKKIEEEKQRSDSLLLNILPKNVAEELQKKGRVNPVEFENVTLLMTSFPGFSQITGQLTPEELIEGLDLYFSRFDEIIKAKGMEKLRMTGDMYLAAGGLPLGNFTHAVDACLAALQIKNEVNRMMEDFKDIPFKPNGITIAIHSGPVVAGVIGKSKFNYDVWGKTVTQTQAIRRGGTGVPINISQETMEKVKRLFHIDNQRMINTYEGEQFPIYELLALKSDLSDDSGILPNDKFERLYTQQKRGAKILIK; encoded by the coding sequence ATGAAGAATTTTTTCCGCTTATTTGCTTTGTTATGCTTTCTGATTCCAGTCATATTTTGTTCGGAAGCCAATCGAAACAAACCAGTCGCCGAAAAAGGAAAAATAGACTTATCTTCATGGGATTTTCAACGCGATGGCAATATCAACCTAGATGGCGAATGGGAATTTTACTGGAAAGAGACTCTCAGCGGCCTTCAAATTGAATCTGATTTAGGCAAGGACCCAAAATTCATTTACCAGACAGTTCCATCGAATTGGAAAGGTGCCAATTGGTTTGGGGAAACTTTAGGCGGGTTTGGTTATGCGACATATAAACTAAAAGTCATTTTCCCTGAAAATACACCAACACTCGCCTTTCATAATCTGGACTTATCCTCAGCCTACAGACTTTACATCAATGGAAAATTAGTCGTAGAGCAAGGAAGTTTTGGAATCAATCCAAACTATTTTGAACCTTCCTATAAATCGATCCTATTGGATTTAGAACCTGTCTCCGGTGAGACAGAAATCGTGTATGAAATTTCCAACTTCCATTATTCGAAAGGTGGATTCTGGGAGAGTATGGAAATAGGCGAAAGACGTAAGTTATACGACAAAGTCAATCGAAGTTATCAGATCACATCTTTTTTAGCTGGAAGTATTTTCCTCTGGGCTTTGTATCATCTTGGTTTGTTTCTCATGCGGAGGCAAGACAAAGCAAGTTTGTTCATAGCACTTTTTAGTTTACTCATCGTTATGCGCCTGCTCACAATCGGTGAGAGAAACATCTTAGATATCATTCCATCTCTTCCCATGGATGTTTTGATTCGACTGGAATTTGCAACGATTTACATTGCAACAATTGTTTTTGCCTATTTTTACAGACTTGTTTTTCCCAACACTATTGGGGAAAAAACGATGTATGTCTTGTACATCCTGATTACACCATTTATCATATCCTTATTTTTTCCTGTTTCTTTTTTCACTGCTCAAATCAATTACTTTCAAATTTTCTTAATTTTAGTATGTGTTAGAGTTACAATTGCCATTATCATGGCATATCGTGCCGATACAGTTGGTGCCGGGTTATCTCTCATAGGATTTAGTTTTGTTTTTGGCACGGTTGTTCATGATATTTTGTATCAAAACAACGTGATCAATACGATGAACATCACTCCTTTTGGATTTCTGGGATTTATATTATTTCAAGGTTATATCTTATCTTACGGTTTTACAAGAGCCTATTTATCCATTGAGAAGCTAAAAGAAAGCTTAGAAACATCAAACAAAGAACTAAACATTTTAAAGGATGGCCTGGAAGACATCGTCGTAGAGAGAACACAGGAATTAGAAATTTCAAAAGCAAATATCGAACGACTCAATGAATTTGCAAAAACGCTCAATTCCTCTCTTCAGTTGGATAGCATTTTGGGTAAAGCTTTTGATTATTTAAAAGAGGAAGTTTTTTGCGACTCCATGATCCTTATGTTGGTTGATTCCGAAAACGGAAAACTCCAATATCATAAGTCGGTAGTTTCAACCACTTCAAAGCTTGATCTAGAAAACATATTCCGTGGAATGAGCTTTCCCTTGGATGCAAGTGCTGGACTGTTTTATCATGTTTACAAACGCAATCGACCTTTCCGATTTGCAAAAGTTTGGGAATCTCGATTAAATGAATCCAATCAAAAATTCATCCAACACATAGGAAACCATCCAGGTATGATCATTCCTCTTAGTTCACAAGGGAAAGTAATTGCGATGCTTGCTCTATTTAGTGAACAAAAAGGCACCTCATTTTCCAAAGCCCAACTCCAACTGGTGGAAAACACTGCTGAGAATATCGCAACAGCTGTAACCAATTCAATTCTTGTGGAAGAAATGAATCGGGAAAAACATATTGCAGATAACGCTCGTTTGCAGATGGAAGATGCCAAAAACGAAGTTGTGAAACTAAACGAGTTTACGAAAAAAATAAACTCAGAATCAAGTTTGTCTCAAATCATCGATGAAATGTTCGAATACATTCTCAAGACATTCGAGATTGAAGCAACTCTCATCCAACTTGTGGATGCCAAGAAAAAAGAACTCTACACTTACAAAACAACAATTCCGCAGTATGCAACGGAAGAACAACTGAACTTTGCTAATTCGTTTCGTGTTCCATTAAATGAAAGAGGCGGGATCATCTACAAAACTTACCTAAGAAAAAAAACCCTGTTTGTTCCCAAACCCCCAAAAAGATACGAATCAGAGTTAGATGAACAAATTTTCTCACGATTGAGCTTAACCTCATTTGTCGCAGTGCCTCTTGTTGTCCAAAACGAAGTCATAGGGATTGCTTATTTTACATCCTACCAAAAGCCAATGGATGTCACAAGAGAGGTGCTTAGACGCATCTCTGGGTTTTGTGACCAAATTGCGGGTGCCATCCAAAGTTCCCTACTACTCCAACTTACAGAAGAAGAAAGAAAAAAATCTGAGAAAGCAAAAGCAGAAATTCAGAAAATGAATGAGTTTGCCAAAACAATTAACTCGCAAAACAACTTAGAAAATATCCTTGCAGAAATTTTTGGATTCATCAGGAAAAATTATAAAATTGAAAACTGTGTTCTTTATTTTTTAAACAAAGAATTCAATGAGTTTCGATATTTAAATCATTCTGGCTTTGATTTATTAAATGATGAGAATGTTAACTTTTTTAAAACATTACGTTTCCCATTAAAAGAAGATAGCGGTTTTGTTTTTAAATGTTACCAACGAAAACGCCATTTTTATATGAAACATGTGCCGAGGTCAATGCCATACGCCATTGACAAACAAATCACTGAAAGATCGGGGATGAAGGGTTTTCTCATTTCTCCATTAGTGAATAATGATGAAGTTGTTGCGATGGCAATGTATGGGATCAACGATGAAACTGTCCAGTTCTCCAAAGACGAAGTGGATTCGATTGTGGGCGTTTCCGAGCACATTGCAAGTGCCATCAACAATCACTTTTTACTCAAAAAAATCGAAGAAGAAAAACAAAGATCCGATTCACTCCTACTCAACATCTTACCAAAAAACGTAGCAGAAGAACTTCAAAAGAAAGGTCGCGTTAACCCAGTTGAGTTTGAAAATGTCACCTTACTTATGACAAGTTTCCCTGGATTTTCCCAAATCACTGGACAACTCACACCTGAAGAATTGATTGAAGGTTTAGATTTATATTTCTCCAGATTTGATGAAATCATCAAAGCAAAAGGAATGGAAAAGTTGAGGATGACGGGGGATATGTATCTGGCAGCAGGAGGTTTGCCTCTTGGTAATTTCACGCATGCTGTCGATGCATGTCTTGCCGCCTTACAGATCAAAAATGAAGTAAATCGAATGATGGAAGACTTTAAGGACATACCATTCAAACCAAATGGCATTACAATCGCAATCCATTCTGGTCCTGTTGTCGCAGGTGTAATTGGAAAATCAAAATTCAATTACGATGTCTGGGGAAAAACGGTCACTCAAACACAAGCAATTAGAAGAGGCGGAACTGGAGTTCCCATCAATATCTCTCAAGAAACGATGGAAAAGGTAAAACGATTATTTCACATTGACAACCAACGTATGATCAACACATACGAAGGAGAACAATTTCCCATTTATGAATTGTTAGCTCTAAAGTCTGATTTGTCTGATGATTCTGGAATTTTACCTAACGATAAGTTCGAGAGACTTTACACCCAACAAAAACGGGGAGCGAAGATTCTCATCAAATGA
- a CDS encoding transglycosylase domain-containing protein: MSAPSLKYLCPHCQKASRLPEPTPKVGKYQLTCAHCGEKVVLQFMDYRFEIVQILPSAKEETAQSYHSFKIPMPSISQSAEEPKSEKWFKGSSKPFFEKKVVWEKEPKKQSSKFQTNPFRLSRRQPSTKKNTSPFSYLKVAFAITSLFLFLFIVSFSYFVAGVLVTKKEVPIYLESLSKNIPTKILDRNGQVVSEIFQKRTSTLRLQDYPEDMISILLNIEDQKFFFHGGIDYSAILRAFFKNIINLSYKQGASTITQQLARIILDDRRKSLNRKWREAQLAFALESVLTKEQILETYMNHVYLGHGAFGFGEGIKFYFQKNPMELSKEEMVLLASLPSAPNKYSPLKNPEDSYTRVRAILNMFRNRGIYPNLDRDKFVSFYHNLSTRSPNETVFGSRHDIAPYVTEHVRAILSSLEGEKNIYESGGYTVETTLDKNAQELIGPIVREYLSKSKRSGKIQKKRVRLKPESPMDLAFRQRMEEISLLNEFVWNPDQLEGDKDQSIVQAAIVGIQPNTGQVLFLHGGDEFNSSNQFNRATQMRRQTGSSIKAVLYASAIDSGSIHAGMKILDAPLYYRGGGGKEWAPENLGGSFDGEISLRTALVKSKNTAAVQVAERLGSSGIEKYFTKFFFPNESEKKNRFRGDLSLALGTLEISPLEMASAFTSFVNQGTIKRPYLIQRIKNAKGNVLYEVGASDEFKLKLPEERQVIRPDTAEVMVSLLRDSGRASGVRNGGYVGDLIGKTGTTNDYKDAWFVGARPDISLAVWVGYDNPKFGMGASGLGGAVAAPLWGEIMAIIDKKSILPKIQFSAPVYAKAYKVCTITGKQALASCPSTQELYLSDYPPDGPCTEDHKSVSSEPKDLMKGLY, from the coding sequence ATGTCGGCACCTTCTCTAAAATACCTTTGTCCCCATTGCCAAAAAGCATCCCGTCTGCCTGAACCAACTCCAAAAGTTGGTAAATATCAGCTAACGTGCGCTCACTGTGGAGAAAAGGTAGTTTTACAATTCATGGATTATCGCTTTGAGATTGTCCAAATCCTTCCCAGTGCCAAAGAAGAAACCGCACAGTCGTATCATAGTTTTAAGATTCCAATGCCGAGTATTTCCCAATCGGCTGAAGAACCCAAATCAGAGAAATGGTTCAAGGGAAGTTCTAAACCTTTTTTTGAAAAGAAGGTCGTTTGGGAAAAAGAACCAAAAAAACAGAGTTCAAAATTCCAAACAAATCCATTCAGGCTTTCTAGAAGACAACCAAGTACGAAAAAGAATACATCACCATTTTCTTACTTAAAAGTGGCGTTTGCCATCACTTCACTTTTTCTATTTTTATTCATAGTTAGTTTTTCCTATTTTGTCGCTGGTGTGCTCGTTACGAAAAAAGAGGTTCCCATTTACTTGGAATCTTTATCAAAAAACATTCCCACAAAAATTTTGGATCGAAATGGACAAGTGGTCAGCGAAATTTTTCAGAAACGAACGTCTACATTGCGACTACAAGACTATCCTGAGGATATGATCTCCATTTTATTAAACATTGAAGATCAAAAGTTTTTCTTTCATGGTGGAATTGATTATTCAGCGATTTTACGAGCATTCTTTAAGAACATCATCAATTTAAGTTATAAACAAGGTGCTTCCACAATCACGCAACAGTTAGCGCGAATTATATTAGATGATCGTCGCAAGAGTTTAAATCGTAAATGGAGAGAAGCACAACTTGCATTTGCCTTAGAATCTGTCTTAACGAAAGAACAAATTTTAGAAACCTACATGAACCATGTCTATTTGGGTCATGGAGCTTTTGGATTTGGGGAAGGGATTAAGTTTTACTTTCAAAAAAATCCAATGGAGCTATCGAAAGAGGAAATGGTATTGCTTGCTTCATTGCCATCAGCTCCAAACAAATACTCTCCTTTGAAAAATCCTGAAGATTCTTATACTCGAGTTCGCGCTATTTTGAATATGTTTCGCAATCGAGGTATATATCCCAATTTAGATCGAGATAAGTTTGTTAGTTTTTACCATAACTTATCCACAAGATCACCTAATGAAACTGTATTCGGCTCTCGTCATGACATAGCTCCTTATGTGACTGAGCATGTTCGCGCGATTCTTTCTTCTTTAGAAGGAGAAAAGAATATTTACGAAAGTGGTGGATATACTGTAGAAACCACTCTTGATAAAAATGCCCAAGAGTTAATTGGTCCAATTGTGCGTGAATACTTATCAAAAAGTAAACGTTCTGGTAAAATCCAAAAAAAACGAGTCAGGTTAAAACCAGAGTCTCCTATGGATCTTGCTTTCCGCCAAAGAATGGAAGAGATTTCTCTTTTGAACGAATTTGTCTGGAACCCAGACCAATTGGAAGGAGATAAAGATCAAAGTATCGTCCAAGCCGCAATTGTTGGAATTCAGCCAAACACGGGTCAGGTTTTGTTTTTGCATGGCGGAGATGAGTTTAATTCTTCCAATCAATTCAATCGTGCGACCCAAATGCGGAGACAAACGGGAAGTTCCATCAAGGCAGTGTTATATGCATCAGCCATTGACTCAGGTTCTATTCATGCAGGTATGAAAATCCTAGATGCGCCTTTGTATTATCGTGGAGGTGGAGGAAAGGAATGGGCTCCTGAAAACTTAGGTGGGAGTTTTGATGGAGAAATTTCACTTCGCACAGCCCTAGTAAAATCTAAAAATACGGCAGCAGTTCAAGTGGCTGAGCGACTTGGAAGTTCTGGTATTGAGAAGTATTTTACAAAATTCTTTTTTCCGAATGAATCAGAGAAAAAAAATCGATTCCGAGGTGATTTATCCTTAGCACTCGGAACACTCGAAATTTCACCACTTGAGATGGCTTCTGCCTTTACTAGTTTTGTCAACCAAGGAACAATCAAAAGACCTTACCTCATCCAAAGGATAAAAAATGCCAAAGGAAACGTGTTGTACGAAGTTGGAGCAAGTGATGAGTTTAAATTAAAATTACCTGAAGAAAGACAAGTGATACGTCCTGACACGGCAGAAGTCATGGTTTCCTTACTTCGTGATAGTGGAAGAGCCAGTGGAGTGAGAAACGGTGGTTATGTGGGAGATTTAATCGGGAAAACCGGAACTACCAATGATTATAAAGATGCTTGGTTTGTAGGAGCAAGGCCTGACATCTCACTTGCGGTTTGGGTTGGGTATGACAATCCAAAATTTGGGATGGGTGCAAGTGGACTCGGAGGGGCCGTTGCGGCACCTCTCTGGGGAGAAATCATGGCGATCATTGACAAAAAAAGTATCCTTCCAAAAATTCAGTTTAGTGCTCCCGTATATGCAAAAGCTTATAAGGTATGTACGATTACAGGTAAACAGGCGTTAGCTTCTTGCCCAAGTACACAAGAATTATATTTATCTGATTATCCTCCCGATGGACCTTGCACAGAGGATCACAAATCCGTTTCTTCCGAACCAAAAGACTTAATGAAAGGATTGTATTAA
- a CDS encoding HEPN domain-containing protein, whose product MQHDDPGSPETWLVHAKSDLLLAKLGDRNDILLNQLCFHAQQTAEKSLKAVLIKENVEFLFTHNIKTLILSLPDRIEKPSFFEDLAILTDYAISTRYPGDYEEILEAEYAKAIELAEQVFQWASHFIKH is encoded by the coding sequence ATGCAGCATGATGACCCAGGTTCTCCAGAGACTTGGCTAGTTCATGCAAAAAGCGACTTACTTCTAGCAAAACTCGGCGATAGAAATGATATTTTATTGAACCAACTTTGCTTTCATGCTCAACAAACTGCTGAAAAATCTTTAAAAGCGGTTTTGATTAAAGAAAATGTCGAGTTTTTATTTACTCACAATATTAAAACTCTAATCCTATCTTTGCCTGATCGAATTGAAAAACCTAGTTTCTTCGAAGATCTTGCTATTTTAACAGACTATGCAATCTCTACTCGGTATCCAGGTGATTATGAAGAAATTCTTGAGGCTGAATATGCAAAGGCAATTGAATTAGCAGAACAAGTGTTTCAATGGGCTAGTCATTTCATTAAACATTGA
- a CDS encoding nucleotidyltransferase domain-containing protein — MENELESLKSQIISLVNPLKIILFGSRATNTARKNSDYDLLIIMPDGTNKREIAQYIYKKVDKIKISFDIVVATPETLKKYSNHRHLIYFHALQDGLELYAA; from the coding sequence ATGGAAAACGAGTTAGAAAGTTTAAAAAGCCAAATCATTTCACTCGTAAATCCTTTAAAGATCATCCTTTTTGGATCAAGAGCAACTAACACCGCTAGAAAGAATAGTGATTACGATCTTTTAATTATTATGCCAGATGGAACCAATAAGAGGGAAATCGCGCAATATATTTATAAGAAGGTAGATAAAATCAAAATCTCATTTGATATCGTGGTGGCAACTCCTGAAACTCTCAAAAAATATTCAAATCACCGGCATTTAATTTATTTTCATGCTCTTCAAGATGGTTTAGAACTTTATGCAGCATGA
- a CDS encoding radical SAM protein — protein sequence MFKSFSHIYVEEGIWDHFRTKEILSRFPKAITIPIRHYKDSFNRNAQNFRIQKQSPKLILAEKKDQFLYPGSDFSPNFSHPHFYYNTLALNCIYDCEYCYLQGMFPSANLVLFVNWEDFFKETKQFIDKHGSLYLALSYDTDLLALESFFPATEKWIQFAEAEPKLTLEIRTKSTNFSSISHLTPNANVILAWTISPEVVIKSIEHGTPSLSARIKTMQKAIQAGWKIRICIDPVLRIPDWKLHYQTLADTLGKELKLQGVSDLSVGGFRMNIDFLKQIIDIRKDSSILFHPFEKKDKIVSYSKEETEEILDVMISSLSQYFPSSKIKVSYS from the coding sequence ATGTTTAAGTCGTTTTCTCATATATACGTGGAAGAAGGAATTTGGGATCATTTCCGAACCAAAGAAATTTTGTCACGATTCCCCAAAGCAATCACCATTCCTATCCGCCATTACAAAGATAGTTTCAATCGAAATGCACAGAATTTTAGAATCCAAAAACAATCACCGAAATTGATTTTAGCTGAGAAAAAAGATCAGTTTTTATATCCAGGGAGTGATTTTTCCCCCAACTTTTCCCATCCACATTTTTATTACAACACACTGGCTCTCAACTGTATTTATGATTGTGAATACTGTTATCTACAAGGGATGTTTCCTTCCGCCAATCTTGTGTTATTCGTAAATTGGGAAGATTTTTTCAAAGAGACAAAACAGTTTATCGACAAACATGGCTCTCTTTATTTAGCTTTGTCGTATGACACGGATTTGCTTGCTCTTGAATCATTTTTCCCAGCAACAGAAAAATGGATTCAATTTGCAGAAGCGGAACCTAAGTTAACTCTAGAAATCAGAACAAAATCGACTAATTTTTCTTCCATTTCCCACCTAACTCCCAATGCGAATGTGATTCTTGCTTGGACGATTAGTCCAGAAGTTGTGATCAAATCCATCGAACATGGAACCCCTTCTCTATCAGCAAGAATCAAAACGATGCAAAAAGCCATCCAGGCGGGTTGGAAAATTCGGATCTGCATTGATCCCGTTCTTAGAATTCCAGATTGGAAACTCCATTATCAAACGTTAGCGGATACACTAGGGAAAGAACTAAAACTCCAAGGTGTCAGTGATTTGAGTGTGGGAGGGTTTCGCATGAATATCGATTTCCTAAAACAGATCATCGACATAAGAAAAGACTCTTCCATTTTATTTCATCCTTTTGAAAAAAAAGATAAAATTGTTTCCTATTCGAAAGAAGAAACTGAGGAAATTTTGGATGTGATGATCTCTTCTCTTTCTCAATACTTCCCTTCATCGAAAATAAAAGTTAGTTATTCTTAA
- a CDS encoding phosphorylase has product MPSLFFAVLPEAKPWIEKTNAKPIQHQGRFRIYQNETESIIISGIGKMAMALAVSEFAQMLSKEERKQMKVWNLGIAGANEPGWKLGEFFWIHKIKDYASKKEFYPERILSSQFSKETHLTTFDRPVAKQETTNNFLKLTIDELADVSLIDMEGSGFFEAASLYFPLENMMIGKVVSDHLEGMFCKQETVESLMGDLVNPLYEEWTKPLPWLEKDLFETKLWPEVLSKLNGLRLTETMKHDLKKSLRFYFLRHPNETLPLPNLDLISTLKSKTDLKSFIESWKRRLHV; this is encoded by the coding sequence ATGCCATCCTTGTTTTTTGCCGTTCTCCCTGAAGCAAAACCTTGGATCGAAAAAACAAACGCCAAACCAATACAACACCAGGGTAGATTTCGAATCTACCAAAACGAAACCGAATCCATCATCATCTCGGGCATAGGGAAAATGGCGATGGCACTCGCTGTATCTGAATTTGCCCAGATGCTTTCGAAAGAAGAACGAAAACAAATGAAAGTATGGAATTTAGGAATTGCAGGAGCAAACGAACCAGGCTGGAAACTCGGCGAGTTTTTTTGGATTCATAAAATCAAGGACTACGCCTCAAAAAAAGAGTTTTATCCAGAAAGGATTCTTTCCTCTCAATTTTCAAAAGAAACTCATCTAACCACGTTTGATCGTCCCGTGGCAAAACAAGAAACAACAAACAATTTCTTAAAACTCACCATAGATGAGTTAGCCGATGTTTCTCTGATTGACATGGAAGGCTCTGGTTTTTTTGAAGCGGCATCTCTTTATTTTCCTTTGGAAAATATGATGATCGGCAAAGTGGTATCTGATCATTTAGAGGGAATGTTTTGCAAACAAGAGACAGTAGAATCACTCATGGGTGACCTTGTAAATCCTTTGTATGAAGAATGGACAAAACCACTTCCTTGGTTAGAAAAAGACCTCTTTGAAACCAAACTTTGGCCAGAAGTTCTTTCCAAATTGAATGGTCTAAGGCTTACTGAGACCATGAAACATGATTTAAAAAAATCTTTGCGATTTTATTTTTTGCGTCATCCAAATGAGACTCTCCCTCTCCCAAACTTGGATTTGATTTCGACGCTCAAATCTAAAACGGATCTGAAGTCATTCATCGAGTCTTGGAAAAGAAGATTGCATGTTTAA